A portion of the Sphingorhabdus pulchriflava genome contains these proteins:
- a CDS encoding (d)CMP kinase, with amino-acid sequence MIIAVDGPTASGKGTISKALAKHYGLPWLDTGLLYRAVGRQVALNGANADNSVEAVAACTFPDSLLDDPALRDEATGGLASRVSVHPEVRAALNKRQVDFANQPAGAVLDGRDIGTVIAPQADVKLFVTASAEIRAERRFKEMQARGATVDYETILADIRARDKRDTERANAPLKPAEDAHLLDTGNLTIGAAVQRAIALVDAKIENRPK; translated from the coding sequence TCCAAGGCGCTCGCCAAGCATTATGGCCTGCCCTGGCTCGATACGGGTTTGCTCTATCGCGCGGTTGGACGACAGGTCGCGCTGAATGGTGCCAATGCGGACAACTCCGTCGAGGCTGTGGCAGCTTGCACTTTCCCTGACAGTCTTCTCGACGACCCTGCGCTGCGCGACGAAGCGACCGGCGGTCTTGCCAGCCGCGTATCGGTCCATCCGGAGGTGCGCGCAGCACTCAACAAACGTCAGGTTGATTTTGCCAATCAGCCTGCTGGGGCGGTACTTGACGGGCGTGATATCGGTACCGTTATCGCACCCCAAGCTGATGTAAAACTGTTCGTGACTGCTTCCGCCGAAATTCGTGCCGAACGCCGGTTCAAGGAAATGCAGGCCCGCGGCGCTACTGTCGATTACGAAACCATCCTTGCAGACATCCGTGCCCGCGACAAACGCGATACCGAACGCGCTAATGCCCCGCTGAAACCTGCAGAAGACGCGCACTTGCTAGATACCGGCAATTTGACTATAGGCGCGGCCGTTCAAAGGGCGATTGCGCTGGTGGACGCGAAGATAGAGAATCGACCCAAATAG
- the rpsA gene encoding 30S ribosomal protein S1, with the protein MASSPNPTRNDFEALLNESLGGAEGGFEGRVVKGTVTAIENDFAMIDVGLKSEGRVALREFSMPGQKADLNVGDEVEVYVDRVENLNGEAVLSRDRARREAAWDKLEGEFAAGNRVDGVIFGRVKGGFTVDLGGAVAFLPGSQVDVRPVRDVGPLMDIAQPFQILKMDRRRGNIVVSRRAILEETRAEQRSGLILNLAEGQIIEGVVKNITDYGAFVDLGGIDGLLHVTDISYKRINHPSEMINIGDTVKVQIVRINRDTQRISLGMKQLESDPWEGAVAKYPVGARLHGAVTNITEYGAFIELEPGIEGLVHVSEMSWTKKNVHPGKIVSTSQEVDVIVLDVDLEKRRISLGLKQAQSNPWEAFAEKHPVGSTVEGEVKNATEFGLFIGLDGDVDGMVHMSDIAWGISGEDALHLHRKGEMVKAIVLDVDHEKERISLGIKQLEKGAPTAGGAVSSSGLKKGATVTVTVLEVRDGGLEVQAGEDGATGFIKRADLGRDRDEQRPDRFQVGQKFDAMITGFDRSKKPNFSIKALQLAEEKQAVEQYGSSDSGASLGDILGEALKGAKK; encoded by the coding sequence ATGGCAAGTTCGCCAAACCCTACCCGCAACGATTTCGAAGCGTTGCTCAACGAATCACTTGGTGGTGCAGAAGGTGGCTTTGAAGGCCGCGTCGTAAAAGGCACTGTCACCGCAATCGAAAACGACTTCGCGATGATCGACGTTGGCCTGAAGAGCGAAGGCCGTGTGGCCCTGCGCGAATTTTCGATGCCCGGCCAGAAAGCCGACCTCAATGTCGGCGACGAAGTCGAAGTCTATGTCGACCGCGTCGAAAACCTGAACGGTGAAGCCGTGCTGTCGCGCGACCGCGCGCGCCGCGAAGCCGCTTGGGACAAGCTCGAAGGCGAATTCGCCGCTGGCAACCGCGTCGATGGCGTCATATTTGGCCGCGTCAAGGGTGGCTTCACTGTTGACCTTGGTGGTGCCGTTGCATTCCTTCCCGGTTCGCAGGTTGACGTTCGCCCTGTACGCGATGTTGGCCCGCTGATGGATATCGCACAACCGTTCCAGATCCTGAAGATGGACCGTCGCCGCGGCAACATTGTTGTTTCACGTCGCGCCATCCTTGAAGAAACCCGTGCTGAACAGCGTTCGGGCCTGATCTTGAATCTCGCTGAAGGCCAGATCATCGAAGGCGTCGTCAAGAACATCACCGATTATGGTGCGTTCGTCGACCTGGGCGGCATCGATGGCCTGCTGCACGTCACCGACATCAGCTACAAGCGCATCAACCACCCGTCGGAAATGATCAACATCGGCGACACGGTGAAGGTGCAGATCGTCCGCATCAACCGCGACACCCAGCGCATCAGCCTTGGCATGAAGCAGCTGGAATCGGATCCCTGGGAAGGTGCCGTTGCGAAATATCCGGTCGGTGCGCGCCTGCATGGTGCTGTCACCAACATCACCGAATATGGTGCATTCATCGAACTCGAGCCCGGCATCGAAGGCCTGGTCCATGTTTCGGAAATGTCCTGGACGAAGAAGAACGTCCATCCCGGCAAGATCGTTTCGACCAGCCAGGAAGTCGATGTTATCGTTCTTGATGTCGATCTCGAAAAGCGCCGCATCAGCCTCGGTCTCAAGCAGGCCCAGTCCAACCCTTGGGAAGCGTTTGCAGAAAAGCACCCGGTTGGTTCGACCGTCGAAGGCGAAGTCAAGAATGCGACCGAATTCGGTCTGTTCATCGGTCTGGATGGCGACGTCGATGGCATGGTCCACATGTCGGATATCGCCTGGGGCATTTCGGGCGAAGATGCGCTGCACCTCCACCGCAAGGGTGAGATGGTCAAGGCCATCGTTCTCGACGTTGACCATGAAAAGGAACGCATCAGCCTCGGTATCAAGCAGCTTGAAAAGGGTGCCCCGACCGCTGGTGGTGCCGTTTCGTCGAGCGGCCTGAAAAAGGGTGCAACTGTCACCGTCACCGTTCTTGAAGTCCGCGATGGCGGCCTTGAAGTCCAGGCCGGCGAAGATGGTGCAACTGGCTTCATCAAGCGTGCCGACCTTGGCCGTGACCGTGACGAGCAGCGCCCCGACCGCTTCCAGGTTGGCCAGAAGTTCGACGCCATGATCACCGGTTTCGACCGTTCGAAGAAGCCGAACTTCTCGATCAAGGCGCTGCAGCTTGCCGAAGAAAAGCAGGCCGTCGAACAATATGGTTCTTCAGACTCGGGCGCTTCGCTCGGCGACATTCTTGGCGAAGCCTTGAAGGGCGCCAAGAAGTAA